A single region of the Eulemur rufifrons isolate Redbay chromosome 8, OSU_ERuf_1, whole genome shotgun sequence genome encodes:
- the LOC138389872 gene encoding olfactory receptor 6N1: MDTGNWSQVTEFIILGFPHLQGVQTYLFLLLLLIYLTTIWGNLLIFLVVQLDSRLHIPMYHFVSILSFLELGYTAATIPKMLANLLSEKKTISFSGCLLQIYFFHSLGATECYLLTAMAYDRYLAICQPLHYPILMTPALCAKIAIGCWLGGLAGPVAEISLVSGLPFCGPNRIQHIFCDFPPVLSLACTDTSINVLVDFVINSCKILATFLLILSSYVHILRAVLKIPSAVGKRKAFSTCASHLTMVLIFYGSILFMYVRLKKSYSLDYDRALAVVYSVLTPFLNPFIYSLRNKDIKEAMRRQLKRTGVLG, translated from the coding sequence ATGGACACAGGGAACTGGAGCCAGGTGACAGAATTCATCATCTTGGGCTTCCCCCATCTCCAGGGTGTCCAGActtatctctttctcttgctACTTCTCATTTATCTCACTACTATATGGGGAAACCTGCTGATATTCCTGGTGGTCCAGCTGGACTCCAGGCTCCACATACCCATGTACCACTTTGTCAGCATTCTCTCCTTCTTGGAGCTTGGCTACACTGCTGCCACCATCCCCAAGATGCTGGCAAACTTGCTCAGTGAGAAGAAGACCATTTCATTCTCTGGCTGTCTCCTGCAGATCTATTTCTTTCACTCCCTTGGAGCGACTGAGTGCTATCTCCTGACAGCTATGGCTTATGATAGGTACTTAGCCATCTGCCAGCCCCTCCACTACCCCATCCTCATGACCCCAGCCCTCTGTGCCAAGATTGCTATTGGCTGTTGGTTGGGAGGCTTGGCTGGGCCAGTGGCTGAAATTTCCCTGGTCTCGGGCCTCCCGTTTTGTGGCCCCAATCGCATTCAGCACATCTTTTGTGATTTCCCTCCTGTGCTGAGCTTGGCTTGCACTGATACATCTATCAATGTCCTAGTGGATTTTGTTATAAATTCCTGCAAGATCCTGGCCACATTCCTGCTGATCCTCAGCTCCTATGTACACATCCTCCGCGCAGTGCTCAAGATCCCCTCAGCTGTGGGAAAGAGGAAGGCCTTCTCCACATGCGCCTCCCACCTCACCATGGTTCTTATTTTCTATGGGAGCATCCTCTTCATGTATGTGCGGCTGAAGAAGAGCTACTCATTGGACTATGACCGGGCCCTGGCAGTGGTCTACTCGGTGCTCACACCCTTCCTCAACCCCTTCATCTACAGCTTGCGCAACAAGGATATCAAGGAGGCCATGAGGAGGCAGCTAAAGAGGACAGGGGTGCTGGGGTGA